In Halorhabdus tiamatea SARL4B, a genomic segment contains:
- a CDS encoding restriction endonuclease subunit S: MSEAVAEDEKRDGYMRVQLGPTEWIIPEEWEITSIEDCADYIAGTTFPKEYQGNSSGELPFYKVSDMSECRWKMDRANNYISKDKAEELNATIASSETTIFPKLGQALLTNKRRILTQPSVFDNNVAGLVGKDILDRYLFYFLNFTDFSPYANSGTVPSLSKGDIQSIKLPLPPQHEQRRIADILSTVDKQIQQTDEIIGNIEDLRFGLMSEFFHTGYFEHSLTEKPTFGQVPEDWEIHELSQVADVEMGSSPKSEYYNETGEGLPFYQANNEFGYRNPTHDRWCSNPNKTADEGDTLVTIRGTYVGQVNVAKERCSIGRGLAAVSAKDVDQEYIYHHLAHRERYVKSIASGSTFDSINSNELESLSVLVPPPDEQQKIASCLKSLQKKYLAERKYKQKLQELKRGLMQDLLTGTVRVDPD; the protein is encoded by the coding sequence ATGAGTGAGGCAGTTGCCGAAGACGAAAAGAGGGATGGGTACATGCGGGTACAGTTAGGGCCGACAGAATGGATAATTCCAGAAGAATGGGAAATTACATCAATTGAAGATTGTGCGGACTACATCGCGGGTACTACTTTTCCAAAAGAATATCAAGGTAACTCAAGTGGAGAGTTGCCGTTCTACAAAGTTAGCGACATGAGTGAGTGTAGGTGGAAGATGGATAGAGCGAATAATTACATCTCTAAAGACAAGGCAGAGGAACTGAATGCGACTATTGCCTCGTCGGAGACGACCATATTCCCGAAGCTTGGACAGGCTTTGTTGACTAACAAACGCCGAATCCTTACACAACCTTCTGTATTTGATAATAATGTCGCTGGGTTGGTTGGAAAAGATATCTTAGATCGTTACCTGTTCTACTTTCTCAACTTCACAGATTTTAGCCCGTATGCTAATTCTGGAACAGTCCCCTCTCTGAGTAAGGGAGATATACAATCTATAAAACTCCCTCTCCCCCCACAACACGAACAGCGCCGCATCGCCGACATCCTCTCGACGGTCGACAAGCAGATTCAGCAGACAGACGAGATTATTGGAAATATCGAAGATCTCCGATTCGGACTTATGAGTGAGTTCTTTCATACTGGCTATTTCGAGCATTCGCTAACCGAGAAACCAACGTTCGGCCAGGTCCCCGAAGACTGGGAGATTCATGAGTTATCCCAGGTCGCTGATGTCGAGATGGGATCCTCACCCAAATCTGAGTATTACAACGAGACGGGTGAGGGACTCCCATTCTACCAGGCTAATAACGAATTTGGATATCGAAACCCCACTCATGATCGCTGGTGTTCAAATCCAAATAAAACTGCAGATGAAGGAGATACACTCGTCACAATCCGTGGAACTTACGTTGGGCAGGTCAATGTAGCTAAAGAACGGTGCAGCATAGGCAGAGGGCTTGCTGCAGTGAGTGCAAAGGATGTTGATCAAGAGTATATTTATCATCACTTAGCACACCGTGAGCGGTATGTGAAATCTATCGCTTCAGGAAGTACATTCGATTCAATTAACAGTAATGAGTTAGAAAGTCTATCGGTATTGGTGCCTCCTCCTGATGAGCAACAGAAAATCGCTTCTTGTCTTAAAAGCCTGCAAAAGAAGTATCTTGCTGAACGGAAGTACAAACAGAAACTCCAAGAACTCAAACGCGGTCTCATGCAGGACCTGCTCACTGGCACGGTCCGCGTCGATCCAGACTGA
- a CDS encoding metal-dependent transcriptional regulator, translating to MNTAEQYLKAIYLVQQQEDGPAATGRIADRLGVSPASANEMIGKLEDRDLVDHEKYTGVTLTDDGIARARDALQTYCIIERFLVEVLDVEDFRAEAKQLESVIDETVADRLDTIIDRPGECPDCFDADGDVCGRLDVEAEASD from the coding sequence ATGAACACCGCCGAACAGTATCTCAAGGCGATCTACCTGGTCCAACAACAGGAGGACGGCCCGGCCGCGACGGGTCGGATCGCCGACCGCCTCGGTGTGAGTCCCGCCAGCGCCAACGAGATGATCGGCAAACTCGAAGATCGCGATCTCGTCGATCACGAGAAGTACACAGGTGTGACGCTGACTGACGACGGAATCGCCCGGGCGCGAGACGCCCTGCAGACGTACTGTATCATCGAGCGCTTCCTCGTCGAAGTGCTCGACGTCGAGGACTTTCGTGCTGAGGCCAAGCAACTCGAGAGCGTCATCGACGAGACGGTCGCCGATCGACTCGATACGATCATCGACCGGCCGGGTGAGTGTCCGGATTGCTTCGACGCCGATGGAGACGTGTGTGGTCGACTCGACGTCGAGGCCGAGGCGTCGGATTGA
- a CDS encoding type I restriction-modification system subunit M encodes MSDSDQATLPGTESDLLTLDTLENHLWAAADKLRGSIDSADYKNYIFGLLFLKRANDRFEEETEEVAEELGIEQETAREDRDLHEEFWIPERARWDHIKAKETDVGAALNKALAAIEDENDPIADRVLTTVDFNDTERLPDALLADLVSHFTKHRYRNVDLKDPDIFGRAYEYLIREFADDAGKKGGEFYTPREVVRLIVKCVNPEPGHRVYDPCCGSGGMLIYSAEHIRESGGDMADISLYGQEKNLNTWAIGQMNVLLHELYDANIEKGDTITDPQRVTPHDELEVFDRVIANPMWNQKEWNKDWVEENEPYNRFPYGLPPSNRGDWAWIQLMIASLNETGKAGVVMDNGVLFRSRSEKKIRKPVLEDDLVEAVIALPENLFYNTSSPGCILILNKDKPEEREGKVQFIYAEDQTLRESDVQVFEELSNQNQLTDEGVEYLAETFQTGREEDHHSRLVDLDEIEENDWNLNVPRYVDTTEPEEPIDVSEKLEELDRLAEQRRKTDEELQQYMEELDYR; translated from the coding sequence ATGTCTGATAGCGACCAGGCGACGCTGCCTGGAACGGAATCGGATCTACTCACACTCGATACACTCGAGAACCATCTGTGGGCTGCTGCGGACAAGCTTCGCGGGAGCATCGACTCCGCGGACTACAAGAACTACATCTTCGGGCTCCTCTTCCTCAAGCGCGCGAACGACCGCTTCGAAGAGGAAACTGAAGAGGTCGCCGAGGAACTCGGAATCGAACAAGAGACTGCCCGAGAGGATCGCGACCTCCACGAGGAGTTCTGGATTCCCGAACGTGCCCGCTGGGATCACATCAAAGCCAAGGAGACCGATGTCGGTGCGGCGCTGAACAAAGCGCTCGCGGCCATCGAAGACGAGAACGACCCGATCGCGGACCGCGTGCTCACGACGGTCGATTTCAACGACACGGAGCGACTGCCCGACGCGCTCCTCGCCGATCTCGTCTCGCACTTCACGAAGCATCGCTACCGGAACGTCGATCTCAAGGACCCCGACATCTTTGGGCGGGCTTACGAGTACCTCATCCGCGAGTTTGCCGACGACGCCGGGAAGAAAGGCGGCGAGTTCTACACGCCCCGCGAAGTCGTCCGCCTCATCGTCAAGTGTGTCAACCCCGAACCGGGCCATCGTGTCTATGACCCCTGTTGTGGCTCCGGCGGCATGTTGATCTACTCCGCCGAGCACATCCGCGAGTCCGGCGGCGACATGGCGGACATCTCGCTGTACGGCCAGGAGAAGAACCTGAACACGTGGGCGATCGGCCAGATGAACGTCCTGTTGCACGAACTCTACGACGCCAACATCGAGAAAGGCGACACCATCACCGATCCCCAGCGCGTCACCCCACACGACGAACTCGAAGTGTTCGACCGGGTCATCGCGAACCCGATGTGGAACCAGAAGGAGTGGAACAAGGACTGGGTCGAGGAGAACGAGCCGTACAACCGCTTCCCCTACGGCCTGCCGCCGTCGAATCGCGGGGACTGGGCGTGGATACAGTTGATGATCGCGTCGCTCAACGAAACGGGGAAGGCGGGCGTCGTCATGGACAACGGCGTCCTCTTCCGGTCGCGCTCGGAGAAGAAGATCCGCAAGCCCGTCCTGGAGGACGACCTCGTCGAGGCCGTGATCGCCCTGCCGGAGAACCTGTTTTACAACACCTCCTCGCCGGGGTGTATCCTCATCCTGAACAAGGACAAGCCCGAAGAGCGCGAGGGCAAGGTCCAGTTCATCTACGCCGAGGACCAGACGCTTCGGGAATCGGACGTGCAGGTGTTCGAAGAGCTATCGAACCAGAACCAGTTGACTGACGAGGGCGTCGAGTACCTCGCCGAGACGTTCCAGACGGGCCGCGAGGAGGACCACCACAGCCGGCTGGTCGATCTGGACGAGATCGAGGAAAACGACTGGAACCTGAACGTGCCCCGCTACGTCGATACCACGGAGCCGGAGGAACCCATCGACGTGAGCGAGAAACTTGAGGAGTTGGACCGACTGGCCGAACAGCGCCGGAAGACCGACGAGGAACTGCAGCAGTACATGGAGGAGTTGGACTATCGATGA
- a CDS encoding type I restriction endonuclease subunit R yields the protein MPDEYAESERPALEALQRLGWDVRDQQQANWADPRETQSSAVLEPRLRDAVKRLNPWLNENNLNKAVREIQQVAGTNTMDENEQIHEKLVRHTTVEQDRGNGKQHYTVQYIDYENPETNDFFALNQFRVAGPVEVIKPDVVLFVNGIPLGVVECKSPQIPEPKSEALDQLTRYQNEREGEAEGAEELFRYNQFSVATWMEGAVMGTYRTPKDQYKPWRDAYPLEDDELIDRFDLEGYLPDQYRMLYALFEPERLLDQLRHYTVFEESQSRTIKMVARYQQYRAVRKALERIDKRGQREANGGVVWHTQGSGKSLTMLFLALKLRRLEDDPTLVLVTDRRALNDQIHATFERCGFPNPKKSQSIEDLRERLQYDAGETITTLIHKFQTTDNEDDDDEFPVLSRNENIYVMADEAHRTQDKNLANNMRTALPNAFYVGFTGTPIEKDEVNTRRTFGNYIDTYTIDQSLEDGATVEILYQGRLADIHLEGETLDRLFDRIFSDKTEEEKAAIQKRYARTQDLAEAQPRIDRVALDIVEHFEEDVPQPFKGMVVTTSKEAAVRYKETLDDLNGPESRVVISEGHNDPEHIKQWTPSKSEKSRYKESFVDPNGEVELLIVCDMLLTGFDAPVAQVMYLDKPLREHSLLQAIARVNRPFEEKTHGLIIDYYGVSDELKEALAMFSSRDVERAMVPVKDKQEDLEAAHNRAVSFFDDLDAVEKCVQSLEPDDRRIEFKNAFKRFSKLMDIVLPDPMANPYRDDLEQLSTIYGKAKERYRDETMNLEGAGAKVRELIQDHITSQGIEILNDEPVSIMDEVEFDARLDDLESDEARASEMQNAIKHEINVRFDEDPVQYGSLKERLEELIEKYREGRRSEQGTIEELRTLMDEIRSRDKAARSKGLRGETDLSFYHAVEDVLDERDFGEEEFVELTADLVGTVEKFVTKVEWKERTHLQNTMRKEVTGQLYRSEIDLSAEERRELTNRVIELARAHYQ from the coding sequence ATGCCCGACGAGTACGCCGAATCCGAACGCCCGGCTCTGGAAGCCCTCCAGCGGCTTGGCTGGGATGTCCGCGACCAGCAACAGGCCAACTGGGCCGACCCACGCGAGACCCAATCCTCGGCCGTCCTCGAACCGCGACTACGCGACGCCGTGAAGCGGCTGAACCCCTGGCTCAACGAGAACAACCTGAACAAGGCTGTGCGGGAGATTCAGCAGGTCGCCGGGACGAACACGATGGACGAGAACGAGCAGATCCACGAAAAGCTCGTCCGTCACACGACCGTCGAGCAGGACCGCGGCAATGGCAAACAACACTACACGGTCCAGTACATCGACTACGAGAACCCCGAAACCAACGACTTCTTCGCACTCAATCAGTTCCGCGTCGCGGGGCCTGTCGAGGTCATCAAACCCGACGTCGTGCTGTTCGTCAACGGCATCCCGCTCGGCGTCGTCGAGTGCAAGAGCCCACAGATCCCCGAACCGAAGTCCGAAGCGCTCGACCAACTCACCCGCTACCAGAACGAACGCGAGGGTGAGGCCGAGGGTGCGGAAGAACTCTTCCGGTACAACCAGTTCTCCGTCGCCACCTGGATGGAAGGCGCGGTGATGGGCACCTACCGGACGCCGAAAGACCAGTACAAGCCCTGGCGCGACGCCTATCCCTTGGAGGACGACGAACTCATCGACCGGTTCGACCTCGAGGGCTACCTGCCCGACCAGTACCGGATGCTCTACGCGCTGTTCGAACCCGAGCGCTTACTCGACCAACTCCGACACTACACGGTGTTCGAAGAGAGTCAGAGCAGGACGATCAAGATGGTCGCTCGCTATCAGCAGTACCGGGCCGTCCGGAAGGCCCTCGAACGGATCGACAAGCGCGGCCAGCGCGAGGCCAACGGCGGCGTCGTCTGGCACACCCAGGGCTCGGGCAAGTCGCTCACGATGCTTTTCCTCGCCTTGAAGCTCCGCCGCCTCGAGGACGACCCGACGCTCGTACTCGTCACCGATCGGCGGGCACTCAACGACCAGATTCACGCGACGTTCGAGCGCTGTGGCTTCCCCAATCCGAAGAAATCCCAGAGCATCGAGGACCTTCGCGAGCGCCTCCAGTACGATGCCGGCGAGACGATCACGACGCTCATCCACAAGTTCCAGACGACCGACAACGAGGACGATGACGACGAGTTTCCAGTGCTCTCTCGGAACGAGAATATTTATGTGATGGCCGACGAGGCCCACCGAACCCAGGACAAGAACCTCGCGAACAACATGCGAACGGCGCTTCCGAACGCCTTCTACGTCGGCTTCACCGGGACGCCCATCGAGAAGGACGAGGTCAACACCCGCCGAACCTTCGGCAACTACATCGACACGTACACGATCGACCAGTCGCTGGAGGACGGCGCGACGGTCGAGATCCTGTATCAGGGCCGGCTCGCCGACATCCATCTCGAAGGCGAAACGCTGGATCGACTGTTCGATCGTATCTTCTCGGACAAGACGGAGGAGGAGAAAGCAGCGATTCAGAAACGCTACGCCCGCACGCAGGACCTCGCCGAGGCACAGCCTCGCATTGATCGGGTCGCACTGGACATCGTCGAACACTTCGAGGAAGACGTCCCCCAGCCGTTCAAGGGGATGGTCGTCACCACGAGCAAGGAAGCGGCGGTCCGCTACAAGGAGACCCTCGACGATCTGAACGGGCCGGAATCGCGCGTCGTCATCTCTGAAGGGCATAACGACCCCGAGCACATCAAGCAGTGGACGCCCAGCAAGTCTGAGAAAAGCCGGTACAAGGAGTCGTTCGTCGATCCGAACGGCGAGGTCGAGTTACTCATCGTCTGCGATATGCTCCTGACGGGCTTCGACGCGCCGGTAGCCCAGGTGATGTACCTCGACAAGCCACTCCGGGAGCACAGCCTCTTGCAGGCGATCGCTCGTGTAAACCGGCCCTTCGAAGAGAAGACTCATGGGCTCATCATCGACTACTACGGCGTCTCGGACGAACTGAAGGAGGCGCTTGCGATGTTCAGTTCGAGGGACGTCGAGCGGGCGATGGTGCCGGTCAAAGACAAACAAGAAGATCTCGAAGCGGCCCACAATAGGGCAGTGTCGTTCTTTGACGATCTCGATGCAGTGGAGAAGTGTGTGCAGTCGCTCGAACCGGACGACCGCCGCATCGAGTTCAAGAACGCGTTCAAACGCTTCTCGAAACTGATGGACATTGTCCTCCCGGACCCGATGGCCAACCCCTATCGGGACGACTTAGAGCAGCTCAGCACGATCTACGGGAAAGCGAAGGAGCGCTATCGTGACGAGACGATGAACCTCGAAGGCGCGGGGGCCAAGGTCCGAGAGCTCATTCAGGACCACATCACTTCCCAGGGGATCGAGATCTTGAACGATGAACCGGTATCCATCATGGACGAGGTCGAATTTGATGCGAGACTTGATGACCTAGAGAGCGACGAAGCCCGTGCGAGTGAGATGCAGAATGCGATCAAACACGAGATCAACGTTCGCTTCGACGAGGACCCAGTGCAATACGGGTCTCTCAAAGAGCGGCTTGAGGAACTCATCGAAAAGTACCGGGAAGGACGGCGTAGCGAACAGGGGACTATCGAAGAGCTGCGGACTCTGATGGATGAGATCCGGTCACGCGACAAGGCTGCCCGTAGCAAAGGACTCCGGGGCGAAACAGACCTATCATTCTACCACGCGGTCGAAGACGTGCTGGATGAGCGCGATTTCGGAGAGGAGGAGTTCGTCGAACTCACGGCCGACTTGGTCGGGACTGTCGAGAAGTTCGTCACAAAGGTAGAGTGGAAGGAGCGAACTCACCTGCAGAATACGATGCGAAAAGAAGTGACGGGTCAACTGTATCGGTCTGAAATCGATCTCTCGGCAGAGGAACGGCGTGAACTTACCAACCGCGTCATCGAATTGGCGCGGGCTCACTACCAATGA
- a CDS encoding M48 family metallopeptidase, translated as MSLSIDESLELTVTAPMSATTADVESVLDSRQEWILEKLYGLKAQEGPPYPKEYLSGEKLQYRGRHYPLEVVEADVPQPELSFDDQTFWLRVHRFDADGDKISVRRKRQTIVDWFVKRAEAELPERASRFEARLGLEETDIEVGELDGRWGEYSSGTVRLHWRLVLAPVRIQDYVAVHELSHGVHADHTDAFWNTVGSLIPDYESRREWLRLNGKTLQI; from the coding sequence ATGAGCCTCTCGATCGACGAATCACTGGAGCTGACCGTTACAGCGCCGATGAGCGCAACAACGGCCGACGTTGAGTCGGTACTCGACTCCCGACAAGAGTGGATTCTGGAGAAACTATACGGCCTGAAAGCTCAAGAGGGGCCACCCTATCCGAAGGAATACCTCAGCGGCGAGAAGCTTCAATATCGAGGACGCCACTATCCGCTCGAAGTCGTTGAAGCGGATGTCCCCCAGCCCGAATTGTCGTTTGACGACCAGACGTTTTGGCTGCGTGTCCACCGTTTTGATGCAGATGGCGACAAGATCAGCGTTCGCCGGAAGCGCCAGACAATTGTTGACTGGTTCGTCAAACGCGCTGAAGCGGAACTTCCAGAACGCGCGTCCCGCTTCGAAGCGAGGCTGGGACTCGAAGAAACCGACATCGAAGTTGGGGAGCTCGATGGCCGGTGGGGCGAGTACAGTAGTGGAACAGTTCGACTCCATTGGCGGTTGGTCCTCGCACCCGTCCGCATTCAGGACTACGTCGCGGTCCACGAGTTGTCGCATGGGGTCCATGCAGACCATACCGACGCGTTCTGGAATACTGTCGGAAGTCTCATTCCGGACTATGAGAGCCGCCGTGAGTGGCTCAGATTGAACGGGAAGACGCTACAGATCTAA
- a CDS encoding ABC transporter ATP-binding protein — protein sequence MATLEINNLHAKVAEDGGEQILEGVDLTVESGEIHALMGPNGSGKSTTAKVIAGHPAYEVTEGEVLIHLDGDEFDQEIPDDKRTWNLLELEPNERAALGIFLGFQYPAEIEGVTMVNFLRTALNAKLEEREELFEDEEEAEADDGDEDDGYDTSPMEGPADEGEVSVAEFQTLLKEKMEQLDMDESFAERYLNAGFSGGEKKQNEVLQAAILEPDIAVLDEIDSGLDIDRLQDVANGINSLRDDQGTGVLQITHYQRILDYVEPDHVHVMLDGEIVESGGPELAEQLEDEGYDWVREQVYEAA from the coding sequence ATGGCAACTCTCGAAATCAACAATCTCCACGCGAAAGTCGCCGAGGACGGTGGCGAACAGATCCTCGAAGGGGTGGATCTGACCGTCGAGTCCGGCGAGATCCACGCGCTCATGGGACCGAACGGCAGCGGGAAGTCGACGACGGCGAAGGTCATCGCCGGTCATCCCGCCTACGAGGTGACCGAGGGCGAGGTTCTCATCCACCTCGACGGTGACGAGTTCGACCAGGAGATCCCCGACGACAAGCGGACCTGGAACCTGCTCGAACTCGAGCCGAACGAACGCGCCGCGCTCGGCATCTTCCTCGGGTTCCAGTATCCCGCGGAGATCGAGGGCGTGACGATGGTGAACTTCCTCCGGACGGCCTTGAACGCCAAGCTTGAGGAGCGCGAAGAGCTCTTCGAGGACGAGGAGGAAGCCGAGGCTGACGACGGAGACGAGGACGACGGCTACGACACCTCGCCGATGGAAGGCCCCGCCGACGAGGGCGAGGTCAGCGTCGCGGAGTTCCAGACGCTTCTCAAGGAGAAGATGGAACAACTCGACATGGACGAGTCCTTCGCCGAGCGGTATCTCAACGCCGGGTTCTCTGGCGGCGAGAAGAAACAGAACGAGGTCCTCCAGGCAGCGATTCTCGAACCCGACATCGCGGTGCTCGACGAGATCGACTCGGGACTGGACATCGACCGGCTCCAGGACGTCGCCAACGGGATCAACTCTCTCCGTGACGACCAGGGGACCGGTGTCCTCCAGATCACCCACTACCAGCGCATCCTCGATTACGTCGAACCCGATCACGTCCACGTGATGCTCGATGGGGAAATCGTCGAGAGCGGCGGGCCGGAACTCGCCGAGCAACTCGAGGACGAGGGCTACGACTGGGTTCGCGAGCAGGTCTACGAGGCGGCCTGA
- the sufB gene encoding Fe-S cluster assembly protein SufB has translation MSSDNDLESTDTEARFEFKKEQKSAYEAEVGLTEETVRKISEDKDEPEWMLDRRLRALEHYKQMPMPTDWPGQPDLSEVNVEDIIPYIRPDIETRGGEDSWDDLPDEIQDTFDKLGIPEAEQQALSGVGAQYESEIVYQNMQEQWEEKGVVFMDMDKAVQEHPELVREYFMTKSVPPSDNKFAALHGAVWSGGSFVYIPEGVTVQMPIQAYFRMNSEGMGQFEHTLIIAEEDSEVHYIEGCSAPQYARHNLHSGGVEVFVKEGAHVQYSTVQNWSKNTYNLNTKRAIVEADGTMEWISGSMGSKATMLYPATILKGPGATDNHITIAFAGEGQNIDTGAKVYHNAPDTKSTIESKSISKDGGRTNYRGLVHISDGAENSSTNVECDALMFDNESTSDTMPYMEIQESKVDVAHEATVGKIGDEDVFYLQSRGLDDDDAKQMIVAGFIEPITEELPIEYAVELNRLIELEMEGSLG, from the coding sequence ATGAGTTCAGATAACGACCTCGAATCGACCGACACGGAGGCTCGATTCGAATTCAAGAAAGAGCAGAAGTCGGCCTACGAAGCTGAGGTGGGCCTCACAGAGGAAACGGTCCGGAAGATCAGCGAGGACAAAGACGAGCCCGAGTGGATGCTCGACCGCCGGCTCCGTGCCTTAGAGCACTACAAGCAGATGCCGATGCCGACCGACTGGCCCGGCCAGCCGGATCTCTCGGAAGTCAACGTCGAGGATATCATTCCGTACATCCGCCCGGACATCGAGACCCGCGGCGGCGAGGACTCCTGGGACGACCTCCCCGACGAGATCCAGGACACCTTCGACAAACTGGGCATCCCGGAAGCCGAACAGCAGGCGCTCTCGGGGGTCGGTGCGCAGTACGAGTCCGAGATCGTCTACCAGAACATGCAGGAGCAGTGGGAGGAGAAGGGCGTCGTGTTCATGGACATGGACAAGGCCGTCCAGGAACACCCCGAGCTCGTCCGGGAGTACTTTATGACGAAGTCCGTCCCGCCGAGCGACAACAAGTTCGCCGCGCTCCACGGCGCAGTCTGGTCGGGCGGCAGCTTCGTCTACATCCCCGAGGGCGTCACCGTCCAGATGCCAATCCAGGCGTACTTCCGAATGAACTCGGAGGGCATGGGCCAGTTCGAGCACACGCTCATCATCGCCGAGGAAGACTCGGAAGTCCACTACATCGAGGGCTGTTCGGCCCCCCAGTACGCCCGCCATAACCTCCACAGTGGTGGCGTCGAAGTCTTCGTCAAGGAGGGTGCCCACGTCCAGTACTCGACGGTCCAGAACTGGTCGAAGAACACCTACAACCTCAACACGAAACGCGCCATCGTCGAGGCTGACGGGACGATGGAGTGGATCTCCGGGTCGATGGGGTCGAAGGCGACGATGCTGTATCCCGCCACGATCCTCAAGGGCCCGGGGGCGACTGACAACCACATCACGATCGCCTTCGCCGGCGAGGGTCAGAACATCGACACCGGGGCGAAGGTCTATCACAACGCGCCGGACACCAAATCGACGATCGAATCGAAGTCGATCTCGAAGGACGGCGGTCGCACCAACTACCGCGGCCTCGTCCACATCTCCGACGGCGCGGAAAACTCCTCGACGAACGTCGAGTGTGACGCGCTGATGTTCGACAACGAGAGCACGTCGGACACGATGCCGTACATGGAGATTCAGGAGAGCAAGGTCGACGTCGCCCACGAGGCGACGGTCGGCAAGATCGGCGACGAGGACGTCTTCTACCTCCAGAGCCGTGGCCTGGACGACGACGACGCAAAGCAGATGATCGTCGCCGGGTTCATCGAGCCGATCACCGAGGAACTGCCCATCGAGTACGCCGTCGAACTCAACCGTCTCATCGAACTCGAGATGGAGGGGAGTCTGGGATGA
- the sufD gene encoding Fe-S cluster assembly protein SufD, which produces MSTQVRATVTADQVEQISAELGEPEWLTETRLEAFEALEDLDMPSVIRTPGRDWTNLDALDYETLVDPLAFEEEKDRIDAEGVDVLPWAEALEAHGDLIEDHFGSVVDPQRDYLTALSTALFSAGTVVYVPEGVAAEDVKIRTRMHSRSLFNYTLVVTEESASVTILERQETGEELPGEQYYSGVVEVAAGANSHVQYGSLQNLSEETYNYSVKRGHAARDATVDWIEGNIGSRLTKTNVETRLRGDGSESQIVGAFFGHEDQHLDLASRVWHEAEHTTADLVTRGVLDDEARSVYEGVQDVGTDAWDTNSYQRENTLMLSDDSEADASPKLIINNHDTEASHSATVGQVDQEDLFYMVSRGVDAERATNMLVEGFFVPVLEEVAVDELREDLDELVLDRLAA; this is translated from the coding sequence ATGAGCACGCAGGTACGCGCGACCGTCACCGCCGACCAGGTCGAACAGATCTCTGCCGAGCTGGGCGAACCCGAGTGGCTGACCGAGACGCGACTCGAGGCCTTCGAAGCGCTCGAGGACCTCGACATGCCGTCGGTCATCCGGACGCCCGGACGGGACTGGACGAACCTCGACGCGCTCGATTACGAGACGCTCGTCGATCCGCTCGCCTTCGAGGAAGAGAAAGACCGCATCGACGCCGAGGGCGTCGACGTCCTCCCGTGGGCCGAGGCTCTCGAGGCGCACGGCGACCTGATCGAGGACCACTTCGGCAGCGTCGTCGATCCCCAGCGGGACTATCTGACGGCGCTCTCGACCGCGCTGTTCAGTGCCGGGACGGTCGTCTACGTCCCCGAGGGCGTCGCCGCCGAGGACGTCAAGATCCGGACGCGGATGCACTCCCGGTCGCTGTTCAACTACACGCTCGTCGTCACCGAGGAATCGGCCTCGGTGACGATTCTGGAGCGCCAGGAGACGGGCGAGGAGCTTCCCGGTGAGCAGTACTACTCCGGCGTCGTCGAGGTCGCCGCCGGCGCGAATAGCCACGTCCAGTACGGCTCGCTCCAGAACCTGAGCGAGGAGACGTACAACTATTCGGTCAAGCGCGGTCACGCCGCGCGTGACGCCACGGTCGACTGGATCGAGGGCAACATCGGGTCGCGACTGACCAAGACCAACGTCGAGACCCGCCTGCGCGGCGACGGTTCGGAGTCCCAGATCGTCGGGGCCTTCTTCGGTCACGAAGACCAGCACCTCGACCTCGCCTCGCGGGTCTGGCACGAGGCCGAACACACGACGGCCGATCTCGTGACTCGCGGCGTGCTGGACGACGAGGCGCGCTCGGTCTACGAAGGCGTCCAGGACGTCGGCACGGACGCGTGGGACACCAACTCCTACCAGCGCGAGAATACGCTGATGTTGAGCGACGACAGCGAGGCCGACGCCTCCCCGAAGCTCATCATCAACAACCACGACACCGAGGCCAGCCACTCCGCGACGGTCGGCCAGGTCGACCAGGAGGACCTCTTCTACATGGTCTCCCGTGGCGTCGACGCGGAGCGGGCGACGAACATGCTCGTCGAGGGCTTCTTCGTGCCCGTCCTCGAGGAAGTCGCGGTCGACGAGTTGCGAGAGGACTTAGACGAACTGGTCCTCGACCGGCTCGCGGCCTGA
- a CDS encoding cold-shock protein: MANGKVDFFNDTGGYGFISTDDGDLDEDEDVFFHMEDVGGEDLTEGTEVEFDIESSPKGPRAANLVRQ, encoded by the coding sequence ATGGCAAACGGCAAAGTTGATTTCTTCAACGACACAGGCGGCTACGGTTTCATTTCGACTGATGACGGCGACCTCGACGAAGACGAAGATGTCTTCTTCCACATGGAGGATGTCGGCGGTGAGGATCTGACCGAAGGAACTGAGGTTGAGTTCGATATCGAGTCCTCACCGAAAGGACCTCGCGCGGCGAATCTCGTTCGTCAGTAA